In the genome of Cutibacterium equinum, one region contains:
- a CDS encoding ABC transporter permease, whose product MLKYVVRRLINYVVLLFIAVSFAYLLASYALDPRNAFDQTNPKLNWTAINQSLTNYNINPDTSIWVRYERWLKMVFLHWNWGWTPHGDAINSLIGTRIGVSVRLVICGTIIGMVGGVAVGAWSAVRQYSVADRIVSFLCLLLISTPTMVLAVLLQLGAIKFNQATGTQFFQFIGEVGAHGDYFGAELLSRMQHLLLPTISLSALSLASYSRYQRNLMLDTLGADYVRTARAKGLRKGRAIRHHALRNAIIPMATYFAFGVANIFVGATISEQVYAWNGVGSYSVMSIQQNDINGSVAVVAFSGVCTLTGALLSDILIAVIDPRVRAR is encoded by the coding sequence GTGCTCAAATACGTGGTGCGTCGCCTCATCAACTACGTCGTGCTGTTGTTCATCGCGGTGTCCTTCGCATACCTGCTCGCCTCGTATGCTCTGGACCCGCGCAACGCTTTTGATCAGACGAATCCGAAGCTCAACTGGACGGCGATCAACCAGTCATTGACCAACTACAACATCAACCCCGACACCAGCATCTGGGTGCGCTACGAGCGATGGTTGAAGATGGTCTTCCTGCATTGGAACTGGGGCTGGACCCCACATGGTGACGCGATCAATTCCTTGATTGGCACCCGGATCGGTGTGTCGGTCCGTTTGGTGATTTGCGGAACGATCATTGGCATGGTCGGTGGTGTCGCCGTCGGTGCATGGTCGGCCGTGCGCCAGTACTCGGTTGCCGACCGAATTGTGTCCTTCCTGTGCCTGCTGCTCATCTCGACGCCGACGATGGTGTTGGCGGTCCTGTTGCAGCTTGGTGCCATTAAGTTCAACCAGGCAACGGGCACGCAGTTCTTCCAGTTCATCGGTGAGGTTGGGGCGCACGGGGACTACTTTGGCGCCGAACTGCTCAGCCGTATGCAGCATCTGCTGTTGCCGACGATCTCCCTGTCAGCGCTGAGCTTGGCCAGCTACTCGCGGTACCAGCGCAACCTCATGCTCGACACCCTCGGCGCGGACTATGTGCGTACCGCTCGGGCGAAGGGCCTGCGCAAGGGACGCGCCATCCGCCACCACGCGCTGCGCAACGCCATCATTCCGATGGCCACGTACTTCGCCTTCGGTGTGGCCAACATCTTCGTTGGTGCCACCATCTCCGAGCAGGTGTACGCCTGGAACGGCGTTGGTTCGTACTCGGTGATGTCGATTCAGCAGAACGACATCAACGGTTCGGTCGCCGTCGTCGCCTTTTCCGGCGTCTGCACGCTGACTGGTGCCCTGCTGTCCGACATCCTCATCGCGGTCATCGATCCGCGTGTCCGGGCTCGATGA
- the rplO gene encoding 50S ribosomal protein L15, translating into MAIEIHDLKPAPGARKAKTRVGRGEGSKGKTAGRGTKGTGARKNVPEFFAGGQMPIHMQAPKLGGFHNPFRTEYQVVNLDKVEALFPKGGKITVDDLVAVGAVRDNELVKVLGTGELTVKVDLVVDAWSKSAQEKIEKAGGSVTKR; encoded by the coding sequence GTGGCTATTGAAATCCATGATCTCAAACCCGCTCCTGGTGCCCGCAAGGCCAAGACCCGTGTCGGTCGTGGTGAGGGCTCCAAGGGTAAGACCGCTGGTCGCGGCACGAAGGGCACCGGCGCACGCAAGAACGTGCCCGAGTTCTTCGCTGGCGGCCAGATGCCGATTCACATGCAGGCCCCGAAGCTGGGCGGGTTCCACAACCCGTTCCGCACCGAGTACCAGGTCGTGAACCTGGACAAGGTCGAGGCCCTGTTCCCCAAGGGCGGCAAGATCACCGTCGACGACCTCGTCGCCGTCGGTGCGGTCCGTGACAACGAGCTCGTCAAGGTTCTCGGAACCGGCGAGCTGACCGTCAAGGTCGATCTCGTTGTCGACGCCTGGTCCAAATCGGCCCAGGAGAAGATCGAGAAGGCCGGCGGAAGCGTCACCAAGCGCTGA
- the rpmD gene encoding 50S ribosomal protein L30: protein MSKLKITQIKSGIATKPNHRETLRSLGLKRIGDTVIKEDRPEFRGMVQTVRHLVTMEEVD from the coding sequence ATGAGCAAGCTGAAGATCACCCAGATCAAGTCCGGCATCGCCACGAAGCCGAATCATCGCGAGACCCTGCGCAGCCTCGGACTCAAGCGCATCGGTGACACGGTCATCAAGGAGGACCGCCCGGAGTTCCGCGGCATGGTCCAGACCGTTCGTCACCTCGTCACCATGGAAGAGGTGGACTGA
- the rpsE gene encoding 30S ribosomal protein S5: protein MSGTQRRGGGAGGERRGRDNRRGQNDRNRNQNEYLERVVAINRVAKVVQGGRRFSFTALVVVGDGEGTVGVGYGKAKEVPAAIAKGVEEAKKHFFKVPLVGRTITHPVIGEKAAGVVMLRPASPGTGVIAGGSARAVLECAGVQDVLAKSLGSSNAINVVHATVAALQQLEEPEEVARRRGKSVEDVAPAAMLRARKEADEAAAAARMEEKAGVN, encoded by the coding sequence ATGAGTGGAACCCAGCGCCGCGGTGGCGGTGCAGGTGGTGAGCGTCGTGGCCGTGACAACCGTCGTGGCCAGAACGATCGCAACCGCAACCAGAACGAATATCTCGAGCGCGTCGTGGCGATCAACCGCGTCGCCAAGGTGGTCCAGGGTGGCCGTCGCTTCAGCTTCACGGCGCTGGTCGTCGTGGGTGACGGCGAGGGCACCGTGGGCGTCGGCTACGGCAAGGCCAAGGAGGTGCCCGCGGCCATCGCCAAGGGTGTCGAGGAGGCCAAGAAGCACTTCTTCAAGGTGCCGCTGGTTGGCCGTACCATCACCCACCCGGTGATCGGTGAGAAGGCTGCCGGTGTCGTCATGCTGCGTCCGGCTTCCCCCGGTACCGGTGTCATCGCCGGTGGCTCGGCTCGCGCCGTTCTCGAGTGCGCCGGCGTGCAGGACGTGCTCGCCAAGTCCCTCGGCTCCTCCAACGCGATCAACGTGGTTCACGCCACTGTCGCCGCGCTGCAGCAGCTCGAGGAGCCCGAAGAGGTCGCCCGTCGCCGCGGCAAGTCCGTTGAGGACGTCGCCCCGGCAGCCATGCTGCGCGCCCGCAAGGAGGCCGACGAGGCCGCCGCTGCCGCCCGCATGGAGGAGAAGGCAGGGGTCAACTGA
- the rplR gene encoding 50S ribosomal protein L18, producing MASTLTVRKSLSDRAKARARRQARGRKKIFGTVERPRMVVTRSSKHLFVQVIDDVAGNTLVSASTMEAELREMSGDKTAKATRVGTIIGERAKAAGIDKVVFDKAGNKYHGRIAALADAAREAGLDF from the coding sequence ATGGCAAGCACCCTGACTGTTCGCAAGAGCCTGTCCGACCGCGCCAAGGCACGTGCTCGTCGCCAGGCCCGTGGTCGCAAGAAGATCTTCGGGACCGTCGAGCGTCCCCGCATGGTCGTCACCCGTTCCTCGAAGCACCTCTTCGTCCAGGTGATCGACGATGTTGCCGGCAACACCCTCGTGTCGGCTTCCACCATGGAGGCCGAGCTGCGCGAGATGTCTGGAGACAAGACCGCCAAGGCCACCCGCGTGGGCACCATCATCGGTGAGCGCGCCAAGGCCGCCGGCATCGACAAGGTCGTCTTCGACAAGGCCGGGAACAAGTACCACGGGCGGATCGCCGCGCTGGCCGATGCGGCCCGCGAGGCCGGTCTCGACTTCTGA
- the rplF gene encoding 50S ribosomal protein L6 yields the protein MSRIGRLPIAVPSGVEVKLDGQDVEVKGPKGTLNFTVREPITVSKNDEGQIVVERPDDERENRSLHGLTRTLINNMVIGVTEGYEKKLEIQGVGYRVLSKGPKQLEFNLGFSHPVIVDAPEGITFAVENPTKFSVQGIDKQVVGETAANIRKIRKPEPYKGKGVRYEGENVRRKVGKAGK from the coding sequence ATGTCGCGCATTGGCAGGCTTCCCATCGCCGTCCCGTCCGGTGTCGAGGTGAAGCTTGATGGGCAGGACGTGGAGGTGAAGGGTCCGAAGGGAACCCTGAACTTCACCGTTCGCGAGCCCATCACCGTGAGCAAGAACGATGAGGGACAGATCGTCGTTGAGCGTCCGGACGACGAGCGTGAGAACCGCTCGCTGCACGGCCTCACCCGTACCCTCATCAACAACATGGTCATCGGTGTGACCGAGGGCTACGAGAAGAAGCTGGAGATCCAGGGCGTGGGTTACCGCGTGCTGTCGAAGGGTCCCAAGCAGCTCGAGTTCAACCTCGGTTTCTCCCACCCGGTGATCGTCGACGCCCCGGAGGGAATCACCTTCGCCGTCGAGAACCCCACCAAGTTCTCGGTCCAGGGCATCGACAAGCAGGTCGTGGGCGAGACCGCGGCCAACATCCGCAAGATCCGCAAGCCGGAGCCTTACAAGGGCAAGGGCGTGCGTTACGAGGGCGAGAACGTCCGTCGCAAGGTTGGAAAGGCAGGTAAGTGA
- the rpsH gene encoding 30S ribosomal protein S8 — protein sequence MTMTDPIADMLTRLRNANQAYHDQTSMPHSKIKAGIAEILKSEGYIADFKVNEPKEGEVGKTLTLTLKYGDNRERSIAGVRRISKPGLRVYAKSTALPKVLGGLGIAIISTSQGLLTDKQAHEKSVGGEVLAYVW from the coding sequence ATGACCATGACTGACCCGATCGCAGACATGCTGACCCGTCTGCGTAACGCCAACCAGGCGTACCACGACCAGACGTCGATGCCTCACTCGAAGATCAAGGCCGGAATCGCCGAGATCCTCAAGTCCGAGGGCTACATCGCCGACTTCAAGGTCAACGAACCCAAGGAGGGTGAGGTCGGCAAGACCCTGACCCTCACCCTCAAGTACGGCGACAACCGTGAGCGTTCCATCGCTGGCGTCCGCCGTATCAGCAAGCCCGGACTTCGCGTTTACGCCAAGTCCACCGCCCTGCCGAAGGTGCTCGGCGGCCTGGGCATCGCCATCATCTCCACCTCTCAGGGGCTGCTCACTGACAAGCAGGCCCACGAGAAGTCCGTGGGCGGGGAAGTCCTCGCCTACGTGTGGTGA
- a CDS encoding type Z 30S ribosomal protein S14: protein MAKTALKVKAARKPKFGVRGYTRCQRCGRPHSVYRKFGLCRICLREMAHAGQLPGVTKSSW from the coding sequence ATGGCCAAGACAGCTCTGAAGGTCAAGGCGGCCCGTAAGCCCAAGTTCGGTGTCCGCGGCTACACCCGTTGCCAGCGCTGCGGTCGTCCGCACTCGGTGTACCGCAAGTTCGGCCTGTGCCGAATCTGCCTGCGCGAGATGGCCCACGCCGGTCAGCTCCCGGGTGTCACCAAGTCTTCCTGGTGA
- the rplE gene encoding 50S ribosomal protein L5, whose protein sequence is MSTETFAHEMPRLKKQYREQIRPAMQEEFGYKNPMLIPGLEKIVVNMGVGDAAHDSKVMDGAVRDITAITGQKPQVTKARKSIAQFKLREGQPIGCHVTLRGDRMWEFADRLLTLALPRIRDFRGLNSNQFDGKGNYTFGLSEQVMFLEIDQDKIDRVRGMDITFVTTAQTNEEGKALLKHLGFPFKAKDDPKKAKAKRGPAYYAKKKKK, encoded by the coding sequence GTGAGCACCGAGACCTTCGCGCACGAGATGCCTCGTCTGAAGAAGCAGTACCGCGAGCAGATTCGTCCTGCCATGCAGGAGGAGTTCGGTTACAAGAACCCGATGCTCATCCCCGGTCTCGAGAAGATCGTGGTGAACATGGGTGTTGGTGACGCCGCTCACGACTCCAAGGTCATGGACGGTGCCGTTCGCGACATCACCGCCATCACCGGCCAGAAGCCGCAGGTCACCAAGGCCCGCAAGTCCATCGCTCAGTTCAAGCTGCGTGAGGGACAGCCCATCGGCTGCCACGTCACCCTGCGTGGTGACCGCATGTGGGAGTTCGCTGACCGTCTGCTGACCCTGGCCCTGCCCCGTATCCGCGACTTCCGCGGACTCAACTCGAACCAGTTCGACGGCAAGGGCAACTACACCTTTGGCCTGTCCGAGCAGGTCATGTTCCTCGAGATTGACCAGGACAAGATCGACCGCGTCCGTGGCATGGACATCACGTTTGTGACCACCGCGCAGACGAACGAGGAGGGCAAGGCCCTGCTCAAGCACCTGGGATTCCCGTTCAAGGCGAAGGATGATCCGAAGAAGGCCAAGGCCAAGCGCGGTCCTGCCTACTACGCCAAGAAGAAGAAGAAGTGA
- the rplX gene encoding 50S ribosomal protein L24 yields the protein MKSLKIKKGDRVKVIAGNDKGTIGEVLSVDPARERVIVEGVNIRKHHRRDMPTPQGGTTKGGIIQSEAPIHVSNVQLVTKIDGKDVVTRVGYRREDVTKRRPDGSEYAAQRSVRYLKKEEAK from the coding sequence ATGAAGTCCCTCAAGATCAAGAAGGGTGACCGCGTCAAGGTCATCGCCGGCAACGACAAGGGCACCATCGGTGAGGTTCTGTCGGTGGATCCGGCCCGTGAGCGCGTCATCGTCGAGGGTGTGAACATTCGCAAGCACCATCGTCGTGACATGCCCACCCCGCAGGGCGGCACCACCAAGGGCGGAATCATTCAGTCCGAGGCCCCGATCCACGTCTCGAACGTTCAGCTCGTGACCAAGATCGACGGCAAGGATGTCGTGACCCGCGTTGGCTACCGCCGCGAGGACGTCACCAAGCGTCGTCCCGACGGTTCCGAGTACGCCGCCCAGCGCAGCGTCCGCTACCTCAAGAAGGAGGAGGCCAAGTGA
- the rplN gene encoding 50S ribosomal protein L14: MIQQETRLKVADNTGAKELLCIRVLGGSKRRYAYLGDTIVCTVKDAIPGGNVKKGEVVKAVVVRTVKSHRRPDGSYIRFDENAAVLLKNDGEPRGTRIFGPIARELREKKFMRIVSLAPEVI, encoded by the coding sequence ATGATCCAGCAGGAGACGCGACTCAAGGTCGCCGACAACACTGGTGCGAAGGAGCTTCTTTGCATCCGTGTTCTCGGTGGATCGAAGCGTCGCTACGCCTACCTCGGTGACACCATCGTGTGCACCGTCAAGGACGCCATCCCTGGCGGAAACGTGAAGAAGGGCGAGGTCGTCAAGGCCGTCGTCGTGCGTACCGTCAAGTCGCACCGCCGCCCCGACGGGTCCTACATCAGGTTCGACGAGAACGCCGCCGTGCTTCTCAAGAACGACGGGGAGCCCCGTGGCACCCGTATCTTCGGCCCCATCGCCCGTGAGCTGCGCGAGAAGAAGTTCATGCGCATCGTCTCGCTCGCCCCGGAGGTGATCTGA
- the rpsQ gene encoding 30S ribosomal protein S17, with translation MSENTAERTTRRKVREGLVVSDKMDKTITVLVEDRVKHPLYGKVMTKSSRLKAHDENNEAGMGDRVRIMETRPLSATKRWRLLEIVEKAK, from the coding sequence ATGAGCGAGAACACCGCTGAGCGGACGACCCGCCGCAAGGTCCGTGAGGGACTGGTCGTGTCCGACAAGATGGACAAGACGATCACCGTCCTGGTCGAGGACCGCGTCAAGCACCCGCTGTACGGCAAGGTCATGACCAAGTCCTCGCGCCTCAAGGCTCACGACGAGAACAACGAGGCCGGCATGGGCGACCGCGTGCGGATCATGGAGACCCGCCCGCTGTCTGCCACCAAGCGCTGGCGTCTGCTCGAGATCGTCGAGAAGGCCAAGTGA
- the rpmC gene encoding 50S ribosomal protein L29: protein MPKLSAAELRQLSGEELRNKVRELKEELFGLRFQSATGQLENTARLREVRKDIARVYTVLQERNLNIVDDPDAADPNNDKEA from the coding sequence ATGCCCAAGCTTTCTGCTGCTGAGCTGCGCCAGCTCTCCGGGGAAGAGTTGCGCAACAAGGTTCGCGAACTCAAGGAGGAGCTGTTCGGGCTGCGTTTCCAGTCAGCCACCGGCCAGCTCGAGAACACGGCTCGCCTGCGTGAGGTCCGCAAGGACATCGCTCGCGTCTACACCGTGCTCCAGGAGCGCAACCTCAACATCGTCGACGATCCCGACGCCGCCGATCCCAACAACGACAAGGAGGCCTGA
- the rplP gene encoding 50S ribosomal protein L16 — MLIPRRVKYRKQHHPKRTGAAKGGTQLAFGDYGIQATEGGYLTNRQIEAARIAMTRYIKRGGKVWINVYPDRPMTKHPAESRMGSGKGTPEWWIANIKPGRVLFELSGVPEDVAREAMRLAIHKLPMKARFISREGGDN, encoded by the coding sequence ATGTTGATTCCTCGTCGAGTGAAGTACCGCAAGCAGCACCATCCCAAGCGGACCGGCGCTGCCAAGGGTGGCACCCAGCTGGCCTTTGGTGACTACGGCATCCAGGCCACCGAGGGTGGATACCTGACCAACCGTCAGATCGAGGCCGCCCGTATCGCCATGACCCGCTACATCAAGCGTGGTGGAAAGGTGTGGATTAACGTCTACCCGGACCGCCCGATGACCAAGCACCCCGCCGAGTCCCGTATGGGTTCCGGTAAGGGTACCCCTGAGTGGTGGATCGCCAACATCAAGCCCGGACGAGTTCTCTTCGAGCTGTCGGGTGTGCCGGAGGACGTGGCTCGCGAGGCCATGCGTCTGGCCATCCACAAGCTGCCGATGAAGGCTCGTTTCATCTCCCGTGAAGGCGGTGACAACTGA
- the rpsC gene encoding 30S ribosomal protein S3, with product MGQKINPHGFRLGVTTDHKTRWYAEKQYAELVGEDVKIREWLHKNLERAGISSIEIERRSERVTIFLYAARPGIVIGRNGAEAERVRGELEKLTGKQIQLNILEVKNPETDAQLVAQGIAEQLAARVAFRRAMRKAQQSAMNAGALGIRIKCSGRLGGAEMSRSEGYREGRVPLHTLRADIDYGFFEARTTFGRIGVKVWIYKGDVTGTRAERAAQKAARQAPQNARGGRGGNRRGRGDRPDRRGGRRRAEAAKQQPAETAAPQTENAGA from the coding sequence ATGGGCCAGAAAATCAACCCCCATGGTTTCCGTCTCGGTGTGACGACCGATCACAAGACCCGCTGGTACGCCGAGAAGCAGTACGCCGAGCTCGTGGGTGAGGACGTCAAGATCCGGGAGTGGCTCCACAAGAACCTGGAGCGCGCCGGTATTTCGTCCATCGAGATCGAGCGTCGCTCCGAGCGCGTGACCATCTTCCTCTACGCCGCCCGCCCGGGCATCGTCATCGGGCGTAACGGTGCCGAGGCCGAGCGCGTGCGCGGTGAGCTGGAGAAGCTCACCGGCAAGCAGATTCAGCTCAACATCCTCGAGGTTAAGAACCCCGAGACCGATGCCCAGCTGGTTGCGCAGGGAATCGCCGAGCAGCTCGCTGCCCGTGTCGCTTTCCGTCGCGCCATGCGCAAGGCCCAGCAGTCCGCCATGAACGCCGGCGCCCTTGGCATCCGCATCAAGTGCTCCGGCCGTCTGGGCGGCGCCGAGATGAGCCGTTCCGAGGGTTACCGTGAGGGCCGTGTGCCGCTGCACACCCTGCGCGCTGACATCGACTACGGCTTCTTCGAGGCCCGCACCACCTTCGGACGCATCGGCGTCAAGGTGTGGATCTACAAGGGCGACGTCACCGGCACCCGTGCCGAGCGGGCTGCCCAGAAGGCTGCTCGCCAGGCGCCCCAGAACGCTCGCGGTGGACGCGGCGGCAACCGTCGTGGCCGGGGCGATCGTCCCGACCGTCGTGGTGGACGTCGTCGCGCTGAGGCCGCCAAGCAGCAGCCCGCCGAGACCGCGGCCCCGCAGACCGAGAACGCAGGAGCCTGA
- the rplV gene encoding 50S ribosomal protein L22, whose protein sequence is MSNTERPSRRAALLGDRPGSYAIARHVRMSASKCRRVVDLVRGMDAADAVTMLKFQPQAAAEPVRKVVASAMANAEQTEGLRAEDLYISQAFVDEGVTMRRIRPRAKGSASRILKRSAHITVVVEPKDARPAPKKAKKGRPAAAAKSETEKGA, encoded by the coding sequence ATGAGCAACACTGAGAGGCCCAGCCGTCGCGCCGCCCTGCTCGGCGATCGCCCCGGCTCGTACGCCATCGCGCGTCACGTCCGGATGAGCGCCAGCAAGTGCCGTCGCGTCGTCGACCTGGTTCGCGGGATGGACGCCGCTGACGCGGTGACCATGCTGAAGTTCCAGCCGCAGGCCGCGGCGGAGCCGGTGCGCAAGGTCGTCGCCTCGGCCATGGCCAACGCTGAGCAGACCGAGGGTCTGCGCGCCGAAGACCTGTACATCTCGCAGGCTTTCGTCGACGAGGGCGTCACCATGCGCCGCATTCGCCCCCGCGCCAAGGGATCGGCCAGCCGAATCCTGAAGCGCTCCGCCCACATCACCGTGGTTGTCGAGCCCAAGGACGCCCGTCCGGCCCCCAAGAAGGCCAAGAAGGGTCGCCCGGCGGCTGCAGCCAAGTCCGAGACCGAGAAGGGAGCCTGA
- the rpsS gene encoding 30S ribosomal protein S19 encodes MPRSLKKGPFVDEHLAKKVTAQNEAGTHNVIKTWSRRSMVTPDMIGHTIGVHDGRKHVPVFVTESMVGHKLGEFAPTRTFKGHVKDDKKARRR; translated from the coding sequence ATGCCACGCAGTCTGAAGAAGGGCCCCTTCGTCGACGAGCATCTGGCCAAGAAGGTCACTGCCCAGAACGAGGCGGGCACGCACAACGTCATCAAGACCTGGTCGCGTCGCTCCATGGTCACCCCCGACATGATCGGGCACACCATCGGCGTGCACGACGGCCGCAAGCACGTCCCGGTTTTCGTGACCGAGTCGATGGTCGGGCACAAACTCGGAGAGTTCGCCCCGACCAGGACCTTCAAGGGTCACGTGAAGGACGACAAGAAGGCGCGCAGGCGCTGA
- the rplB gene encoding 50S ribosomal protein L2 — translation MGIRKHKPTTPGRRGSSVSDFVELTRSTPEKSLLVAKPKTGGRNNTGRITTRHIGGGHKQAYRIIDFKRYDKDGVPAKVAHIEYDPNRTARIALLHYADGEKRYIIAPEGVSQGTVLVSGPEADIKPGNNLPLRNIPVGTTVHAVELRPGGGAKMGRSAGASVQLVAREGKYATLRLPSGEMRMVDIRCRATVGEVGNAEQANINWGKAGRSRWKGIRPTVRGVVMNPIDHPHGGGEGRTSGGRHPVSPWGKPEGRTRNKNKASSRLIVRRRKSGKKR, via the coding sequence ATGGGTATCCGCAAGCACAAGCCCACCACTCCGGGCCGTCGCGGCTCGAGCGTGTCGGACTTCGTCGAGCTCACCCGCTCGACCCCTGAGAAGTCCCTGCTCGTCGCCAAGCCCAAGACCGGTGGACGTAACAACACTGGCCGCATCACCACCCGCCACATCGGCGGTGGACACAAGCAGGCTTACCGCATCATCGACTTCAAGCGTTACGACAAGGACGGCGTACCGGCCAAGGTCGCTCACATCGAGTACGACCCGAACCGCACCGCTCGCATCGCCCTGCTCCACTACGCCGACGGTGAGAAGCGCTACATCATCGCCCCCGAGGGAGTCAGCCAGGGAACCGTCCTGGTGTCCGGCCCCGAGGCCGACATCAAGCCGGGCAACAACCTGCCGCTGCGCAACATCCCGGTCGGTACCACGGTTCACGCCGTGGAGCTGCGTCCGGGCGGTGGCGCCAAGATGGGTCGCTCTGCCGGCGCGTCCGTGCAGCTGGTGGCCCGCGAGGGCAAGTATGCGACCCTGCGCCTGCCTTCCGGTGAGATGCGCATGGTCGACATTCGCTGCCGCGCCACCGTTGGTGAGGTCGGCAATGCCGAGCAGGCCAACATCAACTGGGGCAAGGCCGGTCGTAGCCGCTGGAAGGGCATCCGCCCGACCGTCCGTGGTGTGGTCATGAACCCGATCGACCACCCCCACGGTGGTGGCGAGGGTCGTACCTCTGGTGGCCGTCACCCGGTGAGCCCGTGGGGCAAGCCCGAGGGTCGCACCCGTAACAAGAACAAGGCGAGCAGCCGTCTCATCGTGCGTCGCCGCAAGTCCGGCAAGAAGCGCTGA
- the rplW gene encoding 50S ribosomal protein L23, translating into MSELKIRDPRDIILAPVVSEKSYSLLDQNTYTFLVKPTANKTEIKIAIEQIFGVKVTSVNTMNRKGKARRTRFGMGKRPDTKRAIVTVAEGDRIDIFTGPVA; encoded by the coding sequence GTGAGCGAGCTGAAGATCCGAGATCCCCGGGACATTATCCTCGCCCCGGTCGTCTCCGAGAAGAGCTACAGCCTGCTCGACCAGAACACGTACACGTTCCTGGTCAAGCCGACTGCCAACAAGACCGAGATCAAGATCGCGATCGAGCAGATCTTCGGTGTGAAGGTCACCTCGGTGAACACGATGAACCGCAAGGGCAAGGCACGCCGCACCCGCTTCGGCATGGGCAAGCGTCCTGACACCAAGCGCGCCATCGTGACCGTCGCCGAGGGTGATCGCATCGACATCTTCACCGGCCCGGTCGCCTGA